The nucleotide sequence AGAGAGTCTAATTTACTCAAAGAATATTAATATTCAATAACTTTTTGTCAAGTAATGTACTTTTTTATAAAACCTTGTTGACTAAATTTTCATTAAGAAGCTATTTTAAACTTGTAACTCTATGAAAAATATAATACTTTATACAAAAAAGTTCCCTCTTGTTTTTGACGATAATGCTGTTTGTCAAATAGATATATCAAAAATGGTAGAAGAGCTTTCTCAAGATTATAATCTTTTAGAAAAAAATCCATCGATTACTGTTGTCGGAGACTTTCAGTACGTAAGTTTTGCTCTGAGTAAGAAAGAAGACAGGCAAAAAATTGGATTTTGACTTGTCTTGAATTCTACCACCATGTATATATTAGTTACCTGCTAATTCAATTTTTGTGGTCAGGTCGTTGCTTGGATCAGACGTTACCACGGCTGATGAATCTAATCTTCCATAATGTCTTCATTCCATAGTGCAGGTTTATTTTCTATAAACTTTTGCATCATGTCTATACATTCTGGAAGGTTTAAATCTACTACCTCCACACCATGAGATTCCATAAACGCCCTGGCACCGGAAAATGTTTGTGACTCACCTACTATAACTTTGGGTATTTTAAACTGGACTATGGTTCCGGCGCACATATAGCATGGCATTAAGGTAGAGTAAATGACTGTGTCTTTATAACTGCCTATACGTCCAGCATTATTCAAGCAGTCCATTTCACCATGTAAAATCGGGTTGTTTTCCTGTACCCGCTTATTATGTCCCTTTGATATAATTTCATTGTTTTTGACCAATACAGACCCAATAGGGATACCGCCTTCGTTAAGGCTTTTTTTGGCCTGCTCAATGGCCGCTTTCATAAATACATCCATACCAATATTTTTTAACAGAATTATACCCTAAGTTTTCTGTTGAGACAAACAATTGACGAAGGTTTAATTGCCGTTCATACAAGTTACTATGGCATAATTCTTATTGAATTATTAAAGAAATGATAAATACTGTTGTAAAACCAGTAAAAGCGATAATGGTTGTCATAATTGTCCAGCTTTGCAAAGTCTGCTTTTCGTTGAGTCCATAATACTTGCTTACCAACCAAAAGCCACTATCATTCACATGTGACATTATGGAAGCTCCTGAAGCTATAGCAATAACCAATAGTGCTTTTTGCATATCAGAATAGATGGTACCTTCCAGCAATGAAGCAGTTAATCCGGCAGCCGTTATCATGGCCACTGTAGATGACCCTTGTAATATCCTGATGACAGCGGCAGAGAGGAAGGCAAAAAACATGATTGACAAACCTTGGTCAGCCAATGTCATAGCTAACATTTTTCCTGCCCCAGTATCTGTTAACATTTGTTTGAACACACCTCCTGCACCAGTTATCAGGATTATTATACCGGCAGGTTCAAGAGACCTGTTGCTTAATTGTAATAGTTGTTTTCTGGATTGTCCTCTTTTTATTCCTAAAAAATACCAGGCTGCAAGATTAGCTAAAAGCAGTGCTATGAACGGGTGTCCTACAGTCGTTAGGGTGTTTAGAGCTAGGGAACTCAGTTGTAAAGAGTCCTGAAAAGTATTTACTACGGTGTTGGTAAGGATTAAAAAAATGGGGAGACCAATAATAACTGTTATCTGTTTGGGAGAGGGAAGGGTAGCTGTGTCTACGCTTGTTGATGTAGTTGGAGGGGCTATGTTTTTAATTCTCTTTGCAATAAACTTTCCAAACAACGGGCCTGCTAATAAAGCAGCGGGAATGCCTGCTATAAGTCCTGAAATAATTACCAAACCTAGGTCGGCCTGAAGTATGTCTGCAACGGCAACTGGTCCCGGTGTAGGGGGAATAAAAGCATGTGTAACAGCCAGACCTGCTAGTAAGGGTACACCAAAGTAAAGTAAGGGTTTGCCTGTTTTTCTTTGAAGAGCGTACACCACAGGGGCTAAAATCACAAAGGCCACATCAAAAAATACTGGAATACTGATAAGAAAACCCGTTACCATTAAGACTAAGGGTGTTTTTTCTTGACCAGACTTGTTTATTAAATAGTTTGCTAACGAATGCACTCCTCCAGAATTTTCTAAAATGCCTCCAAATAAAGCTCCTAGACCTACGACTATGGCTATAAACCCCAAGGTTCCTGCCATACCTTCTTGCATACTGGATATGATTTGAGGGCCAGGAATGCCTGCTAATAAGCCAACTGCTATGCTAGATATTAATAGGGAAAGAAAAGCCTGTAACTTAAAGTACAGGATAAGTATGAGTAACAGTGTAATGCCTGTAAGAACTGCGAAAAGTAAGGAGTAATCCATTTCAATAATTGGTCTACCAAAGGGTATGAAAGTACTGGTCTAAAGGTTTATCTTTTCGTCTGTAAGTATGTGCACCAAAATAATCCCTTTGCGCTTGAGTTAAGTTAGCTGGTGAGTCTGCTGTAATGTATCCTAGAAAATAGTTTAATGCCGCGGACATTACCGGTAGGGGATAGCCATTGGATAGTCCCTGTGCTACAGACGCTCTGGCAGATTTTTCCCACATTTTTACTTTTGGAACTAAGCCTGGAGCTAGCAACAGTTCATCACTTTCTTTGAAAATAGTTACTAAGTCTTCCATGAAGGAGGAACGGATAATACATCCATTGGTCCAAATCCTTGCAACTTCGCTTAAGTCTACCTGCCATTTGTTTTTCTTTGACACCTCATGGATTAAGCCAAACCCAACGGCATGGTTAATAACTCGGGTAAATTGATATGCTTCAAACAACAGTTGGGAGAATGCTTGCTTTTCAGAACTTAAAACTTTTTTTTGTCGGGTATATATGTTGGACGCTGCTACCCTTTGCGCTTTCATAGCAGACAAGTTTCTTGCCATTACCGCCTCTGCCAATGGTCCGTAAGGTACGCCATTTTCCAGTGCAGTGTTTACAGACCAGCTACCGGTACCTTTTTGCTCTGCCTGGTCTAAGATAAGGTCTAGTAAGAACGTGTTCCCTTCTCTTTTTTGTAGGATCTTTACCGTTATTTCCAGCAAGTATCCTGAGGCGCCATTTTTGCACCATTGACCAAAAGTGTTGGCTATTTCTTCAGGCGTATGTTCAAGATAGTTGTTAAGTAAATAGTAAACCTCTGCTATAGCCTGCATTTCGCTGTACTCTATACTATTGTGGATCATTTTTACAAAATGTCCAGCTCCTTCAGGGCCTATCCAGGCAGTGCATGGCATACCGTTTTTGTCAGTCGCGGATAGCTTGTACAAGTATGGACTTATCAGCTCAAAGCCTTCCCTGGACCCACCTGGCATTATGGAGGGGCCTTTCCTGGCACCTTCTTCGCCACCAGAGATTCCTGCTCCGATAAAGTTAATTTTCTTCTCAGCAAGCATATGGAACCTTCTTGAAGAGTCCTTGTAAAATGAATTTCCGCCGTCAATAACCAAATCACCTGGTGAAAGGTGGGGGATTAGTGCTTCTATCTGTTGATCCACGGCACTTCCTGCCGGAATCATGAGCAATATTTTTCGTGGGCTTTCAAGGGAGCTTACAAAATTTGCAAGGTTGTCAAAGCCAGATAGTACTTTAAGCTCTGGGTTGTCCTCAAGCACCTTCTGGGCAATACCTTCTTCTTTACCTGCTACATGTCTATTATATATAGAAACAGCAATATTTTTGGTGGCTAAATTGAGGGCAAGGCTTTTACCCATAGTGCCCATTCCTATAATGCCAATTGCTGAAGTTTTTTTCATAAGTTTAATTCTTTAATCACTTTTTCAACCAAGTCTTCTGGCGAAAGTTTTATGTCCAGGTGTATACCATATGCAGGTTTTTCCAAAGTGTCATATTGTGATTGAATGAGACTGGCAGGCATAAAATGTCCCTTGCGGTCTTTACATCTTAAGTGTATTGTTTCAGGGTCTCCCTCTAAATATACCCACTGCGCTACTACGTTTTTTTGTAACAACTGACGATACTTTTCCTTTAGGGCAGAACAAGCTAGTATGGCGCCTTTGTTTTTCTCCCATTGTTCCGTAAGGGCAGCCAGTTGCTCTAGCCATGGTTGCCGGTCTTCATCCGTCAAAGGTATCCCATTCTTCATTTTTGCTATATTCTGTTCAGGATGGTAGTCGTCTGCATCATAAAAAGGCAAGTGAAGCCGACGGGCCAATAACCTGCCGATGGTACTTTTGCCACACCCAGATATACCCATTACTATGATTATCATAAGCGAATTTATGCAAAATATAGATATGAGGATAATTTGATTAAATAATTCAGTATAGGGGGAACTTGTTTTAATGCTTTTCGTAGAATTTGAATAAAAAATAATTATAATTTTTCTTTCTTAATTTATATTTGTAGAACTTTAGGCTTTAAAATATTTATATTTAGGCTTCTGTATGGTCAAAAACTTACTTCTTTTGTTGTTATGTCCATGTCTTTTGTTGGCAGAAGGAACAAAAGAACTTCGTCCTAATGAATCGCATCATGGAAACCTTGTGTTGTACAACCAAGGCGGGTTTACCGAGTTTGGTATGTATGATGCCCCAGTGGAAAATCGTATTAAAATCAGGATAGGGTCTTTAGATGAGAAAATCTACATTGGCCTTAATAACAAACAGGGGCTTCATATACCACTAGACGATGGCCCTTTTGTTCCCAATGTTCCTTTCCGGATAAGGACTCCATCTGATGTTACTATTTATGAAAGTGTCATACCTGCACCAGGCGAGGAAGGGCATGTGGCTACTTATGAACAGGCGGTGGCTGGTCCTGTCGAACTAGGAAATCCAGACGGTTTCGATGCCATTATGCTTGATAACTTGCCGGAAACCGGCGATTATTATATAGAATTCAACCCTGACCCTATGCTGGTAAACGGGGAGTGGATGATACGTTTAAATATTCACCTTTTTGATATTACTGTGGCTGATGCAAACAACAATCCTATCCCTGGTAGGCTGCACAGTCAGGCTTGGCAAATAACCACTGAACGTTTTGATAATGGCTTTTGGGGCAAAATGTACCCTTATGATGGGGGGAGTGCTGTATATGAAGTAGACTTTAATGGCATGGAGCCTTTTGTTTTTGTGGTAGTACTTAACTCTGTAGGGACAGATTATACTGGCGACTTTTTGGAGGACAGGAAAAGTAAAATTGGAAACTATATGCTTCCTGAGTTTGAGGTGTTTCTTAATCCTCCTGACGAGTCTTTATACCCTGTCAATCCGGTTTTTGCAGAAATGAGTGCAGAGGTTAAGCGAGTGGAGTGTACTACTACGGAATATTGTATGGAATTTACCACCAGCACGGGAGGGTACATATCCGGGTTTATTGACTTTAATAATAATGGTGTGTATGATGCCGGTATTGGTGAGGTATATTTTGGAGAGCATTATCCTGATGGTGGACAAAATTGCATTGAGTGGGATGGAAATGATAGTTTTGGAAACCCAGTGGATGATGGTCAATACCGGGTAATTGCTTCTTTTGGATTTGGAATTACCCATAAGCCATTATATGATGTAGAGCACAACCGGAACGGGTATAAAGTTAACATTATTAGGCCTGAAAATAGTGAACCTCCTTTGCTTTTTTGGGATGATGAATATATTGTAGATGGGAATACTTTAGGAGATCCATTGGTCAACTTAAGTGGATGCCTCTCTGTTGAAACGGGCTGTCACCGCTGGGAATACAGAGGTGCTATAGATGATGAAAGTGCGTACTATAGACAGGAAACCATTAATACGTGGTGGTACAGTGACTTGGTGTTGGACACTGTATTGTTTAATGTAGAGGACTGTTATGATTGCGGTATTGAGTTTCCCAATGCTTTTTCCCCTAATGGCGACGGTATTAATGACGATATAGGAATACTAGGGTATGCCCCGAAGGTTGAACTGAAGATATTTAACCGGTGGGGCGAAGTTATTTTTAGGACTTTCGAAATAGAAAAAAGGTGGGACGGCATCTATCGGGGTGTTGAAGCGCCTGTGGGAGTTTATCCCTTTATATTGGACTGGGAGTGCCCTGATGAGAACGGAAATATGGTAAAACATCAGCGGGTAGGCGATGTAACTTTGGTACGATGAGTAGAAAAGCATTATATATCGTCCTGTTGTTTATTCAACAAACTGCCTTTGCTCAAGATCCACAGTTTTCGCAATATTATGCAGCTCCCTTGTTGTTAAACCCTGCCATGGCTGGTTCAGGAGATTGTATTCGTGCTGGCTTCAATGCACGTACACAGTGGGTAGGTTTGCCTGGTGGCGCTTTTAATACCGGCTCTATGTTTGTGGACATGAATATGCCTGATATAAGAAGTGGGTTTGGTTTAATGGCGCTGTATGATCAAATAGGTACACCGCGAATGTCTTCAAGTGAAATTAGCCTTTTTTATAGTTTTCTGGCTCCTGTAAACCGAAACTTGAATTTTCGATTCGGCTTACAAGGGACATTTGCTTCGAGGGGCTTAGATTATAGCAGACTTATTTTTGAAGACCAATTTAGGGGTACGACTATCGTGGACCCAACCACCAATGACCCTGCCAGGGACCATACGAATGTAAACTATGGCGACGTATCTGCTGGATTGTTAATTTATGGAGAAGACACTTATTGGTTAGGTTTTTCTGCACATCACCTAACCAGGCCCGAGCAGGCGTTTTTTTTGCCGGAAAGCAGGTTGCCCATAAAATATTCCGTGCATGGCGGCTATAATTTTATACATAAGAATGGATCATACCAAAAAGATAATTGGGTATATATAATACCCACCTTTATGTACAAGAGACAAGCCGAATTTGATCAATTTGATCTAGGGGTTTATGTCATAAAATCTTACTTGATGGCGGGTGTGTGGTACAGGGGGATTCCTTTTAAGGTCGATGAGAATATCCCTAACAATGATGCCATCTCTATGCAGGTAGGTGTTCAATACGAAGATTTTTCAATAATTTATAGCTACGATTATACCATTTCCCGTTTACATATAAGAAATACCTGGGGTAGTCACGAAATAAGCTTGTTATACAAGTTTTGTATGGATTGGCCACGCAATAAGGGGAAGAAGCCTCCCAAGCATGTGCGAAAACCATCATGTCCAGATTTTAAAAGAAGTAAAAAACATAAATGGAACTCTAAAGGTTTCTAGTGTTTGACTTTTAACTTTAAATTAGTTATATTATTTTTATAAAATATTACACGAAAGGAACAACAATATGAAAAAAATTATACTCTCATCAATGCTTTTGTTTTTTCTTCTTGCAGGTTGCAAGAAAGATAGAGACGACGTGAGGCCTTCCTCTAGCCAAAGTAGCGCATCAGGAACGTCTGCTGAATTTGATCATCATGGCGACCCTTCTTGCCCTGCTTCTGTATTTGACCTTTATGCCGGGCAGCATATCCTTATAGGAGATGTTACGGTTTCAAATGATCAGGAAAATATATATGTTTCTTTTAATACTAAAGATGGCTGGGCTGTAAAGCATACGCACCTTTATGTTGGGCCTCGTGGTGATATGCCTGTTAATAGTTCTGGTAACCCTAGGATTGGTCACTTCCCAAATAGTACCCCTCATGATCCTGCTGTTGCAAATTATACATACACGATTCCAAGAAGTTCATTGCCTGCTGATGAATGTATTGTTATAGCAGCTCATGCAGAAGCTGTATTGTTAGGTGACAATGGTGAAGTAAAACAAGCGGAAACTGCTTGGAGTGCTGGAAGTCCAATTTCAGACGGAGGTAGCTGGGCGACGTATTCTGATTATTGTATATGTGAAAGTTCTAATGATGATTCCGGATCTAATGATGGTACTGGAACTGGTGGCTCTGGAACAGGTTCTGGATCTGGTAGTGGGGGAGGATCTGGAAGTTCTGATGGGTCTGGATCTGGCGACGGTGGATCAGATGATGATGGTGACGGTGATGGTGGATCAGGCGACAGTGGATCAGGAGATGACGGTGATGGAGGAATAACTATTCCAATTAATCACTAATGCATAATTAAGTTGTGTAAATAAATGCCCTAGGTTCTTTAGGAATCTAGGGCATTTTCTATTTATTCAAGCACATGATAAAAGTATAGTAAGGGGGGCTAAGAGAACTTGGGAGCTTTCTGTTCTCTTAGTTTTGTTGTTCCAACCACCTGGATAAAAAACAGTCATATACTCTGTAATATTGACCTTGTCCATCCATATCTTTGTATATCATTTCTTTATTTAAAAGCGCTTCTAATGCCCTTTGTACATTAGTGGCTGTGCCTACCTTGAATATCTTTAAAAAATCACTTGAAGTCGGATGGTATACTTTATCTGTTTTTGCTATTGCTTTTAACAAGTTCCATTGAATGTTGGTCAAAAGGCTGCGGTATTGGTAGAATATATACTCTTGCTCTTTGAGTATTTCACTGCATTTTAGCTTGGTTGTTTCCAAATTAATTTTGCTTTCTCCACATGCAAACAAACGGTTACAGATAACTTGGGTATAATATGTATGTAGTTTGGAAAAGTCCAATATGAAATTGATTGAATCGTCGTCTATTTTTCTTTTATTTTGCTTGAACTTTTCCAGTATGTAAGCAAAGTATTCTTGATGGGGAATAGGTTCAAGATAAACAGCTTGTGTGCTAGAGAAAAAAGGCCTTTTACTGTCATTGAACATTTCAGACAGAAGGTGTTTGTTGCTGCCGCTAAAGATAAAGTGGACATTTTTTAAGGGTTGGATCAATGTTCTAAGAAAAGCTTCAATATTGCGCTCTGGATAAGTTGCAATTTGCTGAAATTCATCAAAAGCAATAAGAACCTCTATTTTTTGCTGTTCTAAAAAACTTAATATACCTGTTAAAGATTGTTCATAGTCTCCTGACCGGGAAAACTCTAAGTTTATTTCCGGTAGGCCTGTGAGAGGGTCAAAACTTATAATAGGGCGAAAACTTTTTATTAATTTCATCAATTTCTTCCCTATAGGATTTGACTCAGGAAAAGCTTGAACTACTGCTGCTGCTACTGTATTGGTAAATTCTTTAAAGTTTTGAGTAGAGTAAATATCTATGTAAACAGGTTTTACTTTTGAATTTTTGTTTAAGAGGTGAAAACAATGGTGTATCAATCCTGTCTTTCCCATTCGCCTTATTGACAACAGGGTAGAATTCACTCCATTGAGCAAGTTTGAAGTTAACCTTTCTGTCTCTTGCTTTCGGTCACAGAAGAAGTTTGGGCCATGGTAGCCGGTTAGAAAAAATGGATTTTTATTTACACTCATAAAGTTTTACTATTATACATTATGTATAATACAAATTGTTTAAATTTTTGTTCTTTCCACAAAGTAGATGCCTTTATAAAAGTTCAAGTTTCTGATATGGTAAAATTTGCTGCTAGTATACTAAGAATAAACCAATTGGTATTATTGTCAGAAAAAAATATTTCAATGAAAAAAAATATGATGATAGCAACGGTCAGGAATAACTATTTGATTGAGAAATATCATAATTTCTTCTAACAATTTGAAGGTTATTTGCATATATATAATATAATAAATTTTTAAAAGTTATGCCTAAGAATATTACAGCGGAGGAAGCCGTAAAAGTAATTAAATCTGGAGACCGGGTATTTGTTCATAGTGTTGCTGCAGCACCACAAATCTTGACAGAGGCCATGACAGCACGGGCGCATGAGTTGGAAAAAGTGGAGGTTGTGCATTTACATACAGAAGGGAATGCACCTTATGTTCAACATGAAAATGCCGATACTTTTAGGCTTCATTCATTATTTGTGGGGGAAAATGTTCGTAAAGCTACCCAAGAGGGTCGTGCAGACTATATTCCTGTCTTTCTTTCTGAGACACCTGGCCTTTTTAGGAAAAACGTACTTCCTTTAGATGTTGCACTTGTACAAATATCCCCGCCTGACAGATTTGGTTACTGTTCATTGGGTACTTCTGTTGATGCCAGTAAGGCAGCAGTAGAAATGGCAAAAGTTGTTATAGCCCAAGTAAACCCTAAAATGCCACGTACCTATGGCGATGCATTGATGCATGTTAGGAACTTTGATATTTTAGTTGATCATGAGTGCCCGCTTCACGAGGTGCCTCCTGCACCGCCTACCGATATAGAAAAACAGATTGGTTATCATGTAGCTTCACTCATTGAGGATGGTGCTACCTTGCAAATGGGAATTGGTGCTATTCCTAATGCTGTCCTTAGCCATTTGGATAACCATAAAAACTTGGGTATTCATACAGAAATGTTTTCTGATGGATTAATTCCTCTTGTGGAGAAAGGTGTGGTTACTGGTTCTGAAAAAACGGTTTACCCAAATAGAATTGTCAGCACTTTTGTCATGGGTACCAACAAAACCTATGACTTTATTAATGAAAACCCTCAGGTGTTAATGATGGAAGTGAACTTTGTTAATGACGTGTCCATCATTAGGAAAAACCATAAAATGACAGCTATCAATAGCGCCATTGAAATAGATATTACTGGCCAGGTGTGTTCTGACTCTATAGGTACCAAACATTATTCAGGGGTTGGGGGGCAAATAGACTTTATTCGTGGTGCATCGTATGTTGACGGAGGTAAACCTATTATTGCTATGCCATCTGTTACCTCTAAGGGCGTAAGTAAAATTGTACCTTATCTGAAACAAGGGGCAGGTGTAGTTACTACACGGGCTAATGTACACTATATAGTTACGGAATACGGAGTTGTAGATTTATATGGAAAGTCGTTAAGACAACGTGCCGAGTTACTTATCAGTATTGCACACCCTGACCATAGAGAAGCCTTGGAGAAAGCTGTTTTTGAACGTTTTGGAAAACTTTAATAATGTTAATTGGTTCTTGATACTGCAAGTTTTGTATATTTAGCACTTTCTAATTAGTGTAAAAGTTTCTCTACTACTTTTTTAGTATAGAACTTTATACCGCAAGCTTTTTTATCCAGTATAATT is from Cytophagaceae bacterium ABcell3 and encodes:
- the gndA gene encoding NADP-dependent phosphogluconate dehydrogenase, with the translated sequence MKKTSAIGIIGMGTMGKSLALNLATKNIAVSIYNRHVAGKEEGIAQKVLEDNPELKVLSGFDNLANFVSSLESPRKILLMIPAGSAVDQQIEALIPHLSPGDLVIDGGNSFYKDSSRRFHMLAEKKINFIGAGISGGEEGARKGPSIMPGGSREGFELISPYLYKLSATDKNGMPCTAWIGPEGAGHFVKMIHNSIEYSEMQAIAEVYYLLNNYLEHTPEEIANTFGQWCKNGASGYLLEITVKILQKREGNTFLLDLILDQAEQKGTGSWSVNTALENGVPYGPLAEAVMARNLSAMKAQRVAASNIYTRQKKVLSSEKQAFSQLLFEAYQFTRVINHAVGFGLIHEVSKKNKWQVDLSEVARIWTNGCIIRSSFMEDLVTIFKESDELLLAPGLVPKVKMWEKSARASVAQGLSNGYPLPVMSAALNYFLGYITADSPANLTQAQRDYFGAHTYRRKDKPLDQYFHTLW
- a CDS encoding ATP-binding protein, translated to MSVNKNPFFLTGYHGPNFFCDRKQETERLTSNLLNGVNSTLLSIRRMGKTGLIHHCFHLLNKNSKVKPVYIDIYSTQNFKEFTNTVAAAVVQAFPESNPIGKKLMKLIKSFRPIISFDPLTGLPEINLEFSRSGDYEQSLTGILSFLEQQKIEVLIAFDEFQQIATYPERNIEAFLRTLIQPLKNVHFIFSGSNKHLLSEMFNDSKRPFFSSTQAVYLEPIPHQEYFAYILEKFKQNKRKIDDDSINFILDFSKLHTYYTQVICNRLFACGESKINLETTKLKCSEILKEQEYIFYQYRSLLTNIQWNLLKAIAKTDKVYHPTSSDFLKIFKVGTATNVQRALEALLNKEMIYKDMDGQGQYYRVYDCFLSRWLEQQN
- a CDS encoding gluconokinase, producing the protein MIIIVMGISGCGKSTIGRLLARRLHLPFYDADDYHPEQNIAKMKNGIPLTDEDRQPWLEQLAALTEQWEKNKGAILACSALKEKYRQLLQKNVVAQWVYLEGDPETIHLRCKDRKGHFMPASLIQSQYDTLEKPAYGIHLDIKLSPEDLVEKVIKELNL
- a CDS encoding gliding motility-associated C-terminal domain-containing protein, encoding MVKNLLLLLLCPCLLLAEGTKELRPNESHHGNLVLYNQGGFTEFGMYDAPVENRIKIRIGSLDEKIYIGLNNKQGLHIPLDDGPFVPNVPFRIRTPSDVTIYESVIPAPGEEGHVATYEQAVAGPVELGNPDGFDAIMLDNLPETGDYYIEFNPDPMLVNGEWMIRLNIHLFDITVADANNNPIPGRLHSQAWQITTERFDNGFWGKMYPYDGGSAVYEVDFNGMEPFVFVVVLNSVGTDYTGDFLEDRKSKIGNYMLPEFEVFLNPPDESLYPVNPVFAEMSAEVKRVECTTTEYCMEFTTSTGGYISGFIDFNNNGVYDAGIGEVYFGEHYPDGGQNCIEWDGNDSFGNPVDDGQYRVIASFGFGITHKPLYDVEHNRNGYKVNIIRPENSEPPLLFWDDEYIVDGNTLGDPLVNLSGCLSVETGCHRWEYRGAIDDESAYYRQETINTWWYSDLVLDTVLFNVEDCYDCGIEFPNAFSPNGDGINDDIGILGYAPKVELKIFNRWGEVIFRTFEIEKRWDGIYRGVEAPVGVYPFILDWECPDENGNMVKHQRVGDVTLVR
- a CDS encoding nucleoside deaminase, with translation MDVFMKAAIEQAKKSLNEGGIPIGSVLVKNNEIISKGHNKRVQENNPILHGEMDCLNNAGRIGSYKDTVIYSTLMPCYMCAGTIVQFKIPKVIVGESQTFSGARAFMESHGVEVVDLNLPECIDMMQKFIENKPALWNEDIMED
- a CDS encoding gluconate:H+ symporter translates to MDYSLLFAVLTGITLLLILILYFKLQAFLSLLISSIAVGLLAGIPGPQIISSMQEGMAGTLGFIAIVVGLGALFGGILENSGGVHSLANYLINKSGQEKTPLVLMVTGFLISIPVFFDVAFVILAPVVYALQRKTGKPLLYFGVPLLAGLAVTHAFIPPTPGPVAVADILQADLGLVIISGLIAGIPAALLAGPLFGKFIAKRIKNIAPPTTSTSVDTATLPSPKQITVIIGLPIFLILTNTVVNTFQDSLQLSSLALNTLTTVGHPFIALLLANLAAWYFLGIKRGQSRKQLLQLSNRSLEPAGIIILITGAGGVFKQMLTDTGAGKMLAMTLADQGLSIMFFAFLSAAVIRILQGSSTVAMITAAGLTASLLEGTIYSDMQKALLVIAIASGASIMSHVNDSGFWLVSKYYGLNEKQTLQSWTIMTTIIAFTGFTTVFIISLIIQ
- a CDS encoding type IX secretion system membrane protein PorP/SprF — its product is MSRKALYIVLLFIQQTAFAQDPQFSQYYAAPLLLNPAMAGSGDCIRAGFNARTQWVGLPGGAFNTGSMFVDMNMPDIRSGFGLMALYDQIGTPRMSSSEISLFYSFLAPVNRNLNFRFGLQGTFASRGLDYSRLIFEDQFRGTTIVDPTTNDPARDHTNVNYGDVSAGLLIYGEDTYWLGFSAHHLTRPEQAFFLPESRLPIKYSVHGGYNFIHKNGSYQKDNWVYIIPTFMYKRQAEFDQFDLGVYVIKSYLMAGVWYRGIPFKVDENIPNNDAISMQVGVQYEDFSIIYSYDYTISRLHIRNTWGSHEISLLYKFCMDWPRNKGKKPPKHVRKPSCPDFKRSKKHKWNSKGF
- a CDS encoding acetyl-CoA hydrolase/transferase C-terminal domain-containing protein yields the protein MPKNITAEEAVKVIKSGDRVFVHSVAAAPQILTEAMTARAHELEKVEVVHLHTEGNAPYVQHENADTFRLHSLFVGENVRKATQEGRADYIPVFLSETPGLFRKNVLPLDVALVQISPPDRFGYCSLGTSVDASKAAVEMAKVVIAQVNPKMPRTYGDALMHVRNFDILVDHECPLHEVPPAPPTDIEKQIGYHVASLIEDGATLQMGIGAIPNAVLSHLDNHKNLGIHTEMFSDGLIPLVEKGVVTGSEKTVYPNRIVSTFVMGTNKTYDFINENPQVLMMEVNFVNDVSIIRKNHKMTAINSAIEIDITGQVCSDSIGTKHYSGVGGQIDFIRGASYVDGGKPIIAMPSVTSKGVSKIVPYLKQGAGVVTTRANVHYIVTEYGVVDLYGKSLRQRAELLISIAHPDHREALEKAVFERFGKL